In Leucobacter denitrificans, the genomic window TCCACCCGCACGAACGCTCGAATTCCTCCACCCGCTTCCGATTGGGGCGATGTGGGGAGTTGGGGCCGCGACTGAGCGAGCGCTGAAATCTCGCGCGATCCACACCGTTGCAGATCTCGCGCGGGAGCCACTCGACTCGCTTCGGCGCATCGTCGGAAATGCCTCGGCCGAAAAGCTGCACGAGCTCGCGAACGGTCGCGATTCACGCGGGGTAGAAACGACGCGGATCGAGAAGAGTATTGGCCACGAAGAGACGTTCGCGACGGACATCACCGATCGGACAATGATTGAGCGCGAGCTGTTGCGGCTCTCGACGCGCACCTCGGAGCGTCTGCGCGACGCCGCAATCGAAGCGCGAACCATCGCGATCAAAGTGCGTTGGGACACGTTCGAGACGTTCACGCGGTCGCGAACGTTGCCTGAGCCGACAAACACCACGCAACGGGTGTACTCGACGGCGCGCGAGTTGTTCGAATCGCTTGCGCCCGCAGACAGGGCGATGCGCCCCGTGCGGCTCATCGGTGTGCGGGCCGAACAACTTGTTGACGCGGGCAGTGGATCGAATTCGCTGTGGAATGAAGACGAGCAGTGGCAGGCGGTCGACTCCGCAGTCGATGAGGTTCGTGAGAAGTTCGGGGCCTCGGGGCTCACTTCGGCGCGCCTACTCGGTGGGCGTGACGAGGTGGTCGATCCACGCTCACTACAAGACCCGGGCTAGAGACCCGTCGCACCCTCGTTCTTACTCGCCGCACCGAGCGCGAGTATCGCATCGAGCAGGGAAGCGAGCCAATCAAACACGAGCACGGTGCCGCGTGTCTGCTCCTCATCGATGAGGCGCTCGTGATCTTCTTCGCTCTCGAGACCGATGCGAGCTGCGATCGCAAGCCGAACAGCAGTTACCGTACGAGCCCAGGCAGGAAACGAGGCCTCCGTTATGTTCACCGCAGTCTCGGTCATCGACGTGCTGTTTGGAAGTGACCAATCGAGGTCGCCGATCACTTGCATAGCGTCTTGCAGCTTGCGATTAATGAGGCCCTGTTCGGTGACCCTTCGGAACGCGGTCGCATCGGCCGCATCTTCAAACGCGTCGGGAAACAATCGCGCGAGCGCAGGGTCATCGGGGGCGACATCAGAGCCACCCACCTCCAGGCTCGCGAATAGTGGATCGGGATCGAGCGCCGTCGTGCTGTGGCTCTCCATGAGCATGATGAGCTGACGAACAAGCTGATCGAGCATGCCAGCCTCTTCGGAATCGAAGAGAATCTCCACGCCGCCGTCTGCCGGTTGTAGCCTCACTGTGCATCCTCCCGTTCGACCGTCGCCCACAAACCGTACTCGTGCATCGCCTCCACGTGCAGTTCCATTGCCTCCCGCGACCCCTCAGCAACCACAGCACGACCAAAGTTATGCACCCGAAGCATCAACTCGTCTGCACGCTCAACCGTGAACCCGAAATGCGTGCGGAACACGTAACTCACGTACGACATGAGATTTACTGGATCGTCCCACACAATCACCCGCCACGGAAGCTGCGGTGCGACTGCGAGCGAGCCATCTGTGCTCGGGCTGCGCTTCGTACCTGACTCGTCTGCACCCATCATCCCCACCCCAATTCGTGAATGCGTGCCTCATCAATTCCCAAAAAGTGCCCCACCTCATGCACGAGCGTAATGCGAATCTCGCGAGAAAGCTCGTCAACATCTTCACAGTGCTCAAGCAGATTCTCTCGGAAGAGCGTGATGCGATCCGGTTCCTCCCCATAACCATACGTATCGCGCTCGGCAAGCGAAAACCCCTCGTACACCCCAAGAATGTCACTGCCATCCTCCGGACGATCCTCGATGAGGAAAATGACATTATCGAGGTGTTCGAGCATTTCATCAGAGAGCGAGTCGAGGCCATCGGAAACCATCGACTCAAACTCTTCGGGCGACACTTCGAGCATGCTTTCACCCTAACCGTTCAGCCAGAGATTGCACCTAACAATCCTGTTATCCCTCCTCGTGAGGGTCGCGAGTCGTGCGGGCAAGCCACGGCAACACCAACCACAGTGCGGCAAGGAGCACGGCGGCGGCAGCCGCCGCGATCCACCCCCAAAACTGGCCCAGCACCACGCTGAACACGAATGCCACCGTGCCAGCGATGGTGAGGCCCAAGAAAACGAGTGCGAGTGTCGTTAGGCGGTTCGAGATATGTACCGTTCGGGCTTTGCGCCCCCGTTGAAACAAGAATCGGTGGAGGCTCACTGGCGCAACCATGAGAATTGTGGTGGTAATCGCGAGCGAAACCAGCACGAGATACAGCGTGAGCTGCGTGCCCTTGATGAGCTCAGCGAACCGCTGCTGAAACGGCAAAATAAGCAGGAACGCAGTGAGGATCTGCACGCCCGTCTGTGACACGCGCAGCTCTTGCGTGAGTTCAGTCCAATTGCGGTCGGCGCGCATCGCAGGAGACTCGGGGCGGTCCGGAATGTCAGACATACCTCATCGTACGCCGGAAGCACTCACATGCGATATGGGCGAATTGGCAGAGCGAACGGTACGCCCGCGCGCTCGCCGCCGTCTGACAGCACGCCAGTGACGAGCTCGCGGGGGACCGGGTAGTTGGGTATCGCTGCCAGGTACACCTCGTGGGCCTCGAGCGACCGCACGGCCCGCTCTGCCGCATCCTCCGAGACCTCGATCGCGTGAGTGGGCTGATGCATCATGACGAGCAGCCACTCGGCTTTCCATGCCTCGAGTCCTTCATCGGTGAGCTGCTCTCGGAACAACCACGGGTTGTCTGCGTCACGAATCGCATCGATGACCGCGATGCCGGTCGAGCGATGATCCACATGATTAAGCCCCCACGGCGCCTCAAGGCCCCAGCTCATCGTCACCACTGCGTCAGGGCGAGTGGATCGGATCTCACGCGCGATTCGCCGCCGAGTCCCAACCGAGGGTTCCACGAGTCCATCAGGGAGATCGAGAATGGTGAGGCTCTCAACTCCCACGATCTCGCACGCCTTGCGTTGTTCGTCGGCGCGGCACGGCGCGGTCTCAGACGGGGTCATAGTGCGGATCCCGGCTTCGCCGGCCGTGAGCAGCAAATACGAAACCTCGATACCGCGTGCCGACCATTCGGCCGCGACCGCCGAACCTCCGTACTCCATGTCGTCGGGGTGCGCGACTACGCACAGTACCCGCTCGATTCCGGTTGCGTCGAAGAGTTCGAGAGTCGTCATAGTGCGACCCTAACGCCGCGCTCAGAGAATATACACGTCGAGGTGGTTGCCGACCGTGCCGCGGTCGTAGATCTTGCCCGGATACCCGAACGGTGTCTCGTACACGGTGCCCTTCGGTGCGGATCCGGCGAGCACGATGTAGCCGTCTCCGTCGCTGACGTAGCCACCCGCGTTGACGTGGCGCCCCGGAATTGCAAGACCACCGCCCGGAAGCACCTGCTGGCTGTAGTACGTGAACCGGTACCCGCCCCAGTTCACCGAACCAGTGAACATGAACTGTTCGAGCGTATAGAGGGCGGCGGGTGCTGGTGCATGGTCTTTGTGGGTGCTCCGGCCGCCGTCTTCTTCGGTGAGTGTGATATCGAGGTCGAGGATCGTATCGGTTGCCGCGGTCGAGGTGAGTGCCTGGTGGGCAGCCGGTGTGACAAATCTGGGCGCGCTGCTCGCGTACGCGTTTGGCAGCGAAAACGGTGCGAGAACCGTGGTGCCTACGAGCACGAGCGTCGCCGAAACTGACCCCAGTGGGCGAATGCGCGACCAGGGTAGATAGTTCGAACGATAGACAGACACGATCTCCCGAGTGTAACCGCGCACCCTGAGTGTCGAAACAATGATCGGCCCTGACTTTTGCGTCAAGGCCGATCGGATTTGGGGTCCCTGCGTAGAAAGTTCTCAAACCCTACTCCGAAGCTGAAATTGTTGATTTCTCGCTGGAAACGAGGGGTATACCGGGTATCGCAGCGGGCCGGTAACACCCCGATTCAGGACGTTCGAGGGCCCTGTGTCAGGAGGATTGGGAAACCTCAAACCTTTCTCACCCCCGCAGAAGTAGATCGACTTATCGACGATTACCTCACTGGTTTCAGCGTCGGATACCTCGCTCAGAAGTATGGTGTGCACCGTGCAACCGTCTCGAAACATCTCACCCGGAGCAACGTCGTGCGCCGCCAGCACGGCCCCACAATCGAGGAAGCCGCAGAGATAGTGAAGCTGCACGGCGGTGGCATCTCAATGCGCGCTATCTCACGCAAGATGTTGATGATTGCGTTTCAAAGCAATATCGATTCGACGATCGCCTTCAGCGTTCCGTAACGAACGCCATGCTCCGCGGCGGATGAGTTCATCCACGACCTCCGATGAGGCGCCGAGCCAAGCTGCCTGGTGAAATGGTGTGAACCAAGAGTCACCAGCGATTCTCCATTGATTTACGCTCAGAAATCGCTCTCGATCAAGAAGACGAAATACCGCCTCCCAATTGCCGACTTTGGCAACGTCCGCAAGACGATTGATGTTGTCGACGTGACTCTCCCTGAGAAGTCCCGCCTCTATCACGCCTGGCCAATCAACTTCCAACTGCCACCCTACGCTCGACATTCGGACGGTGTAACCAGAACTACTGCTGCCGGATCTACATCACTTGCCGTTGCAAGAGTCGGCAACTCGGCAGAATCAAGACCAGCAAGTTCAAGTGCTGCCTGTCCAGCTAAGTGAGCCGAACGCACAGACGGGACTGCTGCACGGATAGGTGACAGTTCTAGTCACGCCGCCAGTGCGACGGCACTCGATCTCCTCTGCAACCCGTCAGACCTTGACCGAACCTTTTGCGACCGGCGCACGGCAAAGTAGCGCTTGGTACTTCTCAACGGCTTCTGCCATTCGCTCTACATGTCTGGGTCGGAAGACGAACTGCTTGAAGGTCGGTGAGTAAAGGCAGTAGCGCGGCGATCTGCGGAGCGCTGTCGATGTGATCCGACTCTGACGCAAGACGCTCGGCACCATCAAGACGAACCTGTCTTGGGCGTTCGCCTATAACGTGGCAGCGATTCCGGTCGCAGCGTTCGGTATGCTTAACCCAATGCTCGCCGGCGATGGCGTTCTCGAGCGTCTTCGTCGTTGGCAACAGCCTGTGTCTGCGCGGCTTCACGTCCATCACCAAGCAGGCTGCCTAGCACACCGGGCCGGGTCGCCCAGCCGAGAGAAGACACCCATGACGAAGCCACACGCGGGCTACGGGCACGACCACGGGCCTCACAGTGGCCACGAGCACCACGAGCACCACGAGCGCACTGGGCACGAGGATCACGATGGTCACGTTGGCCATATGGGCCACTGCGGTCACGGCGATCATGTGGCACAGTTTCGGCGCCTGTTCTGGGTGAATCTCGTGCTCGCGGTGCCAGTCGTCGCGTTCTCGCCAATGTTTGCCATGATCCTCGGCTATTCAGTACCAGGTTGGGCCACCTGGATCGCACCTGTTATCGGCACCGTGATGTATGTCTGGGGCGGCGCCCCATTCTTGACGGGCGCGGTGAGCGAAATCAAGGCCCGCAAACCGGGCATGATGTTGCTGATCGCCCTGGGCATCACCGTGGCCTTCCTCGCATCGTGGGGCGCAACACTCGGGCTGTTGCATCACGAGCTCGAATTCTGGTGGGAACTCGCGCTGCTGGTGGTCATTATGCTGCTCGGGCACTGGATCGAGATGCGTTCGCTCGCCCAGACCACTTCTGCGCTCGACTCCCTCGCGGCGCTTTTGCCCGACGAAGCCGAGCGGGTCGAGGGTGAAACGGCCGTCACGGTGAGCCCGGCGGAGTTGCGCGTTGATGATCTCGTGATCGTGCGCCCGGGCGGCAGCGTGCCGGCCGACGGCATGATAGTTGACGGACGTGCGGCCATGGATGAATCGATGATCACCGGCGAATCGCACCCCGCGACCCGCAGCGAGGGCGATGCGGTGACCGCCGGCACGGTCGCGACCGAT contains:
- the dinB gene encoding DNA polymerase IV; the encoded protein is MWCNGVVANGMRREASILHVDMDSFFVSVELLDRPELVGLPVAAAHDTQRSVVSSASYEARRFGVRSAMPVARAKQLCPQLVLVTPVFEKYRVASRKIMEIFREFTPLVEPLSIDEAFLDVAGSLRLFGSPIDIARQLRARVRDETGLPASVGLAGTKFIAKLASQRAKPDGILEIPPARTLEFLHPLPIGAMWGVGAATERALKSRAIHTVADLAREPLDSLRRIVGNASAEKLHELANGRDSRGVETTRIEKSIGHEETFATDITDRTMIERELLRLSTRTSERLRDAAIEARTIAIKVRWDTFETFTRSRTLPEPTNTTQRVYSTARELFESLAPADRAMRPVRLIGVRAEQLVDAGSGSNSLWNEDEQWQAVDSAVDEVREKFGASGLTSARLLGGRDEVVDPRSLQDPG
- a CDS encoding DUF2017 family protein; the encoded protein is MRLQPADGGVEILFDSEEAGMLDQLVRQLIMLMESHSTTALDPDPLFASLEVGGSDVAPDDPALARLFPDAFEDAADATAFRRVTEQGLINRKLQDAMQVIGDLDWSLPNSTSMTETAVNITEASFPAWARTVTAVRLAIAARIGLESEEDHERLIDEEQTRGTVLVFDWLASLLDAILALGAASKNEGATGL
- the clpS gene encoding ATP-dependent Clp protease adapter ClpS, which translates into the protein MMGADESGTKRSPSTDGSLAVAPQLPWRVIVWDDPVNLMSYVSYVFRTHFGFTVERADELMLRVHNFGRAVVAEGSREAMELHVEAMHEYGLWATVEREDAQ
- a CDS encoding metallopeptidase family protein, which gives rise to MLEVSPEEFESMVSDGLDSLSDEMLEHLDNVIFLIEDRPEDGSDILGVYEGFSLAERDTYGYGEEPDRITLFRENLLEHCEDVDELSREIRITLVHEVGHFLGIDEARIHELGWG
- a CDS encoding DUF6328 family protein, whose product is MSDIPDRPESPAMRADRNWTELTQELRVSQTGVQILTAFLLILPFQQRFAELIKGTQLTLYLVLVSLAITTTILMVAPVSLHRFLFQRGRKARTVHISNRLTTLALVFLGLTIAGTVAFVFSVVLGQFWGWIAAAAAAVLLAALWLVLPWLARTTRDPHEEG
- a CDS encoding PIG-L deacetylase family protein, encoding MTTLELFDATGIERVLCVVAHPDDMEYGGSAVAAEWSARGIEVSYLLLTAGEAGIRTMTPSETAPCRADEQRKACEIVGVESLTILDLPDGLVEPSVGTRRRIAREIRSTRPDAVVTMSWGLEAPWGLNHVDHRSTGIAVIDAIRDADNPWLFREQLTDEGLEAWKAEWLLVMMHQPTHAIEVSEDAAERAVRSLEAHEVYLAAIPNYPVPRELVTGVLSDGGERAGVPFALPIRPYRM